The Strigops habroptila isolate Jane chromosome 13 unlocalized genomic scaffold, bStrHab1.2.pri S16, whole genome shotgun sequence genomic interval AGACACATATTTTTTCCCTATCAGGGCTTGAGGACAGATTCTCAGCGAGTGTGAATCTGTGGAGGCTGAGGGACAAAACCAATTAAAACCAGATTAAGATCTTGCCATATTCAAGCTTAGACTGCTTGCCATTGAAAGTGTAACCCCTGTGAACAGTTAAAAACAGCCTGATCTGATGGATCACCACCCTTTTCTTGTTCCAAATAATGGATAAAAACATTTACGTCTGGTAGATTTCTGTAGTAACTGTTCTTTCTCAGAGCAGTCCTCTGGACAGGCCTACCTTTTATATCACTTTTTTATAGGCAATCAATCTAAATACCAACATAAACCCCTGAGGCCCCGTGTGTTCTTCTTCTCAACCTCATCTTAATGATTTGAGGTTACCCCTTACTTCTCCCAGCTCCAACCAGACCCCTTTGAAGGCTACTTATCTGGGGAAACCTGGAGACCTTCAAAGAACGCAAATTACTTCCCACTAGTCAGAGCCCAACAAATTGTCATGGATCATCAACCAAAGGACAGGAAAATGGGACCAGGTCAGTGCCAAAGTCAACAAGACAGAGGGTACTGCAGAATTGTTGATTTCTACTAGATTTTTATCACTGAAGGCAATGTGGACGATGGAAGCAGAGACcatcagaaacaaaagctgaagcAATTGTTACACAGCCCCAGCAGAAAGGGTGAAGGCAGAAGCCACCTCCTAACAGGCTAGCCACAAACTGAGCAAACCCCATCCCCTCAGGAGCCACGGCCAGCTTCCACCTCACTTCTCTCTCCAACGTTGTAAAGAACAGTGgttcaagagaagaaatgatCTTTGCTTAGATGGGCCATCAGGTTTGGGTTTCAGCACAAAGACCCAACATGTATGTTCCACCCTGATCCCTAGGTATCATCTCTGCTCACATCCCCTTCATTTAACAGCAAATTACTTTCTCACCACCAGCCCTCTGTCCTGCTCCACCGCACCAACTCAGAGTCTCTTGGAGTGGGGGCAAGTGGGAACAGATCATAGCTCCAAAGCTTAGGTTTCATAAGGAGTTACACACCTCTGCACAATACTCTTTCCTTCTGGATTAAGAAAGATTTCCCCCAATGGATTAACCTACTTGAAAAAATtccacaaacaaaaagaaaattcactCAAAGAGACAAAACTAATTCAGTTAAATAGTCTTTAGTTATGCACCAGATACTGGCTGGACTGTTGCAGAGCAAACTTCACATTGTCATTTATGTCTAACACAGCTCCCCTCTCACACACAATGCCCCTTCCCCACTGACCACCTCGGGAAGGTCcacagtaattaaaatgaaaaaattaaaatgggaagGATTTGTCCCTTGCAGTTACGATGCCCACATCTACCCCTTCCCTTTAAATTCCAAGGCATAGACAATTTCAGGGCAGGGGGAAgatgctgaatttcttttttctttcccatttccacTGTGCCTGCAACAGGCTTCTGGGagtgggaaaagggaggaaggtTTTGGGGAGGATACCTCATGGCTTGAAATATCCACCTGTGCAATACCGCTACAGCCACCAggctcctctgctccctcctctccccacacGCACACCAGTTCTCTGCCAGGCTCCAAGAGTGGAGCTGATGGCTGGGACCTGGGATTTAAGATAAAGATTCTGTAACAGCTTTTCCTACTTGCACTCGTGAAGGATTGGTAAAAGAcccccagggatgctcagtgGAGGCCAGGAAATCAAAAAGTACCCTGTGTTACTAAGTTTGTCCCCATCCTCCTCTACAtgatttcctctttcttgccTAACACATGACGTTTTTCTCCCCGTCACATCTTCtaagctgcagctccagcacccttgtGACTTAAGTGgttttctcctcccctctgaAGGGTCAAGAGTCAGGATTTGGCTTCTCCAGCTGTGAGGATGCTCCCCACAGCTGTGTTCTGTTGGGATGTATGGCCTACCTACCCTGAAACAGTGAGAGAAACGGGAGGCAGGGAATCTCTCCAGCCTTCACGTCCTCCCCCCAAGACGACAAGTTCATAAATGGCAAATGAAACACAGATTTGCGATCAGCTTGTGGGGGGAACTGGTCATGACTTGTGCTCAGCCAGCATAGACTGAAGCTCCACCGATGGAGCAGCGGTTTTACCATCTGGAGAGAACGCAGCCGTGAGGTATTTTTCTGTCCATTTAGACAAGTAGATAGTTTCAAGCCTTGGTTAACCAGGACTTAAAGGAGAAGTACAGTTTCAACTTCTGATGACTTCCCTTTGGGCCCATTCCCCACCCCCTATCACCTTCTCCTGCCCAAAACTCGGGTTTTCCTCCCGCACCGAGACCTTACGATAAAATGCCACCACAGAGCCAACTTCAGTTTGTACTCAAACACTCGTCAACATGGAATGGCTGTTGGGCATTCGGTGCATTCTCTTAGCCAACGCCagaacagagagagaagcagccAGGGTCAACTCACAAACAGATACAAAGCaaagagacagagagacagaaatttAGAGGCCAGTCACCAATAAAGATGGAGAAGGGTGTGAAGATGCTCCCAAATTGCAGAGCCTCTAAATGCATGGAACCAAGCGTTCAGTCACTCTCTCACTCTTGGATATAATGTTCGGTTGGATGGCATTCTCTTACACGCTGGTAGGGCTGGGCTCTTCCCATTCAATCCCAGCCATTATCCTTGATCATGTGAGCTAGTTCAATGATGTATTTGCCTTCTTTATACTTCTGGCTGCTTTCAAAAGCGTGTTcctaaaaacaaaaggagaaagaatgagATCAAGACGATATCTGAAGGTAAATGCACAGTTAGAGATCAGATCCAGGAATGCTGGTACAAGTCTTAGCCTTCTCTACAGAGTAAAATGCTCTAACTGCAGGTCCTCCTGTTGGCTTTCAGGAAAAGCATGCTGGAAGAATCTTAAATCCTGCTTCTAGATGTCTTTACAGTCTGGAAAAAGGAACAATTGGCACCATGTAAATGCGCAGCTTTCTGTAGGCCAATGTCAACTGCTCCTTGAACTATGATTTAGGAATCATCTGTGATAAACCCCACCTCTCTCCGAGGTGAAAAACTCTAGGTGGAAACTTCATGTGGAAATGGAGCAATTGGGCACCAAGCGACGAGAAGGACTCACCCTACACAGATGCATGCTTGCAGGAACACACAACGCTTCAccactgcagaactgcagaagtgaaaaaatcTGTGGGATCGCCAACCAGGAGGGACTCCCGTTACTGAAGCAGCATCCtcaaaagcagctcagctctgctcaggtGTTCTGTAATGCACCTGAAAAAACGTCACTGGAGGCTTGGGCTTACTGCTATGTTtacaaaattttgtattttgttttacagtaaaCTCAGTTTTATACTTAGtgtccttttccatttctgagaTCCATGCTGTGGTTCTGCATGGATTCCTACTGCATCAATTATTGATGCTTTACTTTTTACAGCCTTTCAATTGATTTATTAAAGAGTATTTCTGTACAGAGGCCACACAGaataaagaatatttctgtCTATGTTTTGTTTAGACACTGGTCAAAATGTTTTGACAAACAAGTTTGCTGTGTGCCTCCTGATGCAGAAATTAGAATGTAGCATAAGCCTTTATTTGAAGGTAACTGAATTTATGAAGAGCAAGAGACAGCAAAcagataaaaaaccccatattcAATAAACCCATGACCAACATTTCCAGTGGGAAGGACACAGGATTAACAATATATGGATCATTCTATTATTCTGGTATTGTCtgggaaaaaagacaagaagaacCACAAGAATGACTGATGTTATCCTCACATTTATATTAAGTATCACTAAGGGACacccaccaaaaccaagccCACAGTGTATATTCTTAGTAAAAAACATATATTAGCCACAAAGAACTCCTGCTCTGAATGAATGCAACAAACacaagacaggaaagaaaagaaatacaggaaggaaaaaagacgGGGCTACAGACCAGAACCTGCATTTCTGGTTCCCAAGTTAATGGTCTTTCCATGAGACCACGTTACCATACACACACCTTCAGAAAGGGCTGGAGCAAAGATGTCCACGGGAAAAATTTTAGTGATACTCACGTATTTCCAACCCAGTGTAGTTTTGCAGTTTTCACAGTAAATATCTGCAACCGCATGTAATCCTGTTAGTAACACCCGCTCCTCTGCAGGGCCACAACCCACGTTAACTctgggaaaaaaggagagatgcTCCCTATTAGTTGTCTTGGCACATCAAAATGCTGCATTGAAGTTGACAGCAATTTTAATGCAGTATTTGAAAACATAAGCAGGAGGTTCAGGATACTGAGTACCAAAGCTGCGACCAAAATGAAGATCTCTTgcattttcagaacagaatgaaaaggtgaaatatcttttttattcAACTGGAAGTTCTATAAAGCTTTGAAGAGAACATTAATAACATTGTAGCAAATTGCACTAATTATGCATTTgagaaagattttcattttcaaattgaGAAAATGGTACTTTTACTTTCCCAAATGGAAAATtgaaaaatgtaactgaaatcAGCAGTTCTTCTCAAAGACATCCCAGCAGTGATCTcatcaaaactattttcagttATTGGGAAAATTACACTTGGTCTTTATGCTACCTCTAAAAAGTAAGTTCAGATTTAGATACAATTTACTCTCTACATTTACGACACACTCTTTTGTCCAACTACATTCTCTGAGAAGAGAATGACTCATCCACTAGCTCTTATTTCTCAATCTGATGATGACAAAACCACCTTTTCCTAGCTGCTTATCTGAAACCTCAACATTAAATCAAATATGAATCAGTGctatttcctgcctttttctccAACCATTTTCAGCAAGCTCCCAAGGCTTAGGCAGAGGTTTTCTAGAGGAAGActatccttttgttttcttcttcacgAGGGTTTTCTTAAATCTATCCTTAGAAACACAGAGGTGACACGTACAAAGTTATACTCACACTGAATTGAAGAGGTATGCTCGTCCTTGGCTTCCTTGAAAGGACTGAaaggtaagaaaacaaaattcagttgGCTGGTTGATAGAAGCAAGGCTAAACCAGGACCTGCCCTCATCGGCTGCGTTAACGGTAGTTATAGCAACTGTTAGCCAGGGCCTGAGAAACACACATTGTTAGAGTCTTCGAGAtggaaaaagcacaaagcaaagtgTCAGGAGGAGATGAGCACTGATGAACAGAGGTCTTGTCTTGTAGTCAGGAAGGGAGCATCTGCCTTCAACTCTAATGCCTGCCCATTTCACAAGGCATGCTGGCAGCCCAGTGAGAACTTCACCCGGTATTACCAGCATTTCCAATGTACTTTTCAAGAGTTaacctgttttctctcttataTCCCAGCAATGCCTATTATCACCCTTTCAGTTCTGTTTATGAATTTAACACTACTGCCTCACCCTTGCCTAGGACAGCCTTGCTGCCAAATACTGATTTGaatctctcttttaaaacaagGTGCTCGCAGAGGCTTCCCACTGCGCTGCCGCAGTTTGGAAACACCACTGCTGCATATGGCAGCACATGAATTCCCCTTAGGAAGACTGCACAGATGGATGCTGAACCAAACTGAGAGATTGTGACCTATTTGTGAAAAGTGCTGTGCACACAAAAATACAACCTCTACTCTAGTGGTTTTACAAAAGACCTTAACCTTGCTGAGGTGTCTGCAAGCCTTCATACTCCCACTGATGCCAGGGAAATCTTCAGGAGTGGATCCAAATATATGACAAGATACAATTGGATAGAGATGAACATGGACAAGAGAGAACCGCAAAGCAACACAACCACATCGGATAATCACAAGCCATGGCACATCCCCTTTGCCACACGTTTCCTCAGGATCTTAAAGCATCACCGTGAGAAGGCAGTGCTTCAAAGAGAGCAGGGAAACGCCAGCCTGGCAGGACACTTCCAAGAGCCAGAAGGCTCCATTGTGTCAAGTCTGTAACGTTACCCCATGATGGTGCCTTGCTTACAAGAGCTGGCTCACACATAGCAAGTGCTACCTGCACTTTTTACGTGCTCTGACAAGCATGCACTGAATGAAACATTTGGTGCTTATGAGCAAGATCACAGTTGCTGTCTGTATACAAGATCACGAGATATCTCAGCGTATGTATGCAAGGAGCTGGGAAAGtcaaagagcagcttttctggACCACTTAATCATTTACCTTGCACCTTACCAGGAACCTTggaatatttaatgttttccttaaaacctCAGCTTCTACAGATGAGTGATTATTTCAGGACAAATACCCTTAAAAGGGGGGAGACAGAGTTTTGAGAGACTAGATAAACATTCAAACACTAGATAAACCTTTACCTCCCTAGACCACTAACACTAGTCATCTATTTAGTTAAGGGCAACCTAAACCTGGGGCAACACAAATGTGCATCTCCCCACATGAAGCAGTATctggggtgtccctgcccctccCAAGTCATCCTATTCTGTTTGCCCTAGGGATGCACCCCTAGACAGCCTCAAGGAGAAGCAAAGTCAAAGGCATGCCTGGGAGCCAGCAAGCCTGTGGATGATCTGGACCCCAGTTCTTACATCCACATATATCTGCATTCATCAGCTGCTTCCTCCACACTGGGAAGGCTCCTGCGTGTTTCCTGCCAACAGTCCTAATGCCTAGAGCTGGGGTACCAGCCCATTAGCTCCAGCAAGCATTTCTTGGGTGCTGCCTGGGCTAACAGCCTGTAAGATGTTCTCTCCATCATGAGCCATGTTCATGTGAAAGGCAGAGATGGAAAATTCACTCACCAGCAGGAGACAACAGAACACATTAAAGGTGTGATTTAAAACTGCCCTGAAAACAGAGCAAGTACAGCCTGTCATAGCATTTACCCTGGTGCCCTTCTTGGTGTCAAGGCACTCTCCAAAAGTGGCAAAGGCCCACTAGAAGATCCCAAATTGCAAGAACATATGCAAAAAGCTCCCTACCACACAGCAGAGGCACCTCTGTTGGCAAACACAATGCCAAGGGGCGTGCAGGCAGAGAGCCACAGCCAGCAATAAAAGCTGCCTGTGAGGTCTGGATGTCAGCAAGAGCTCTGCCAGCTATAAAGTCACTGCCTGGCAAAAATCTTGACTCACTCCTGGAGGAAGAACTATTCTTCAGAGGAATCCAAAGCCCAGTAATTAGCTGCCACCCAGGGCACAGAAGAGCCACTCTGGATTCAGAGAGGACGCCTGAGGCACTTGGCTATCTCTCTCACTCAGACAAAAGCAGTGCCCTGAGGAATGCCTGTTTTCTTGGGAAGGAATTAAATAGGACACATGGCTCAAGCATGTTTGTGTAATCGCATTTATTAGAGAAGCTTCTTCTAATCCTTCTGCAGCACTCAAGttctttattattgttattgtcaGCTGGCTGATACCCCACATGCCAACTAGGTCTAGCCTGACTGCTACAAAACATACACTGCATTGTTTCAGCATCCTGTGTGGTAAAGTAGGAACTGACACAAAGCCAGTGGCCCCCAGGCCAGAAAAAGAGTCCAAGCCAGACCCAAAAAATGCTCTACCTTGCTACAGCAAACAGCAGGAGCATCAGCTATCCATGCTGCAGAAGAGACATACCAGTCTAGTAGGATGGACTGCGGATGGTGGATAGGGATGAATAAGAAGGTCCCACAGCAACATGTGTGCcatcaaagcaaaatgaaagcagatgaagCTTGTTAACCGTCCAGTCCTTCACAGTAAATACTTTTCCATAAACACCAAAGTGACTAAGTTTGCCAATAACAACAACCACGGGAGCAAAGCTTTTATTGGTACAGAAATAGGATTTTCCATTACTGCTGTACAAAGGCCTGTCTTtaataaacaacaaaaccaaacccatcaGCTCTGTGTTTGTGGCTCATCGGACACTATTCCAGCTCCCCACTCCAGGGACAGTAGCATCCTTTCAGAGGTGCCCTTCCTTCCACATCAAGCCAGTGTTTTCAGATATCTAAGGGTGTTCActgcaaaaaaatcacattaattcTCTCCTGCCCAAGCAGAACTTTTCGCTgctcagcctttttttttttttttttgcctgtctGAATCTGAATATTCACCCTCCAGCTAGCTAAGGATCTGGCaaatcatataaaaaaaagtgagagaagTTTGGCAACCACCTCAAGCTCACCAGTGCATCTGCTCTCCACAAGACTGAACTGGCTGTGTCTTTATAAAGGTAGCCCAGGCAGGTTTTATCTGGGTGTTGTAACCTCAGCATTTTCTGGAGATGTTCCTTCTCTTGTGGCACTCCAGAAAATTTGGCACATGCTGTAATGGGCACTATGAAATCAGAATAAACAGGTATATTTGTACACAAACAGATGTccttttcattgtttttgttgtttttttattaagaatCACAAAAAGAGATTTCCACAACACACTTGGTTTTCACTGAACAGTGACAGCGGTAAGACCTACTTTCTATGCTATGTATTTTCCCCATGTAGATTTTCTTGACACATATTCAAAGGTGTATCTCATAGGCATGCTTATAAATCCAGACTTCTTATTCTCTagaacagcagctcctggcatcACTTTCCggctgaaagaaatggaaaggattttttgttgttgtttcccACTGAAAGCCGAAGcacatatttttctctgcacTGCTAATGCTCAGTGTCTGGCTGGAAACACATCTGTATACGCCAGCAACAAAACTCTTCGTCCTCATCCTGCCTGAGCCCTCTAAAATACAAGACAAGCTTTTGAGATGTACAATGTACAACAGTTTATTCCTCCTGACTACTTGCATTCAAAAACCCTCCTCACCCCCTGGGTGCTCCGCTCAGCACGGAGGCATCTAAAAGCTGCAGGGCCTAAGGAGCGCTGATTTGAGCACCCAGGTAGGAAACCACAAGCCTGGAGTCAGCTATTTGGCTGCAGATCCTTGCCTGCCAAGCTATCTCTTGTTACAGCAGAAGCTCCATGTTAAGATGCCTTCGGCAGCTGCTCTGGTTTAAGAAGTTCCTATCACCCAATTTACACTCATTATGGCCCCCTCAGCTGTGCTGATTCCAAATTAGATCTgtgaaat includes:
- the YPEL2 gene encoding protein yippee-like 2; its protein translation is MVKMTRSKTFQAYLPSCHRTYSCIHCRAHLANHDELISKSFQGSQGRAYLFNSVVNVGCGPAEERVLLTGLHAVADIYCENCKTTLGWKYEHAFESSQKYKEGKYIIELAHMIKDNGWD